One segment of Methanoculleus taiwanensis DNA contains the following:
- a CDS encoding EhaG family protein, with amino-acid sequence MDLVYSLGLLVVFLGIIVGFYALMRERDDLHRILLTDLAEILALALIALVATDLAEALILPGLVVGISELLAVSEVYLAKEELRTPPVAPPLRIEVMESAPGIMALILVTYGIVLSGFTGGAIAAVGALFYYLCKGHDERFDLIETVSGYAWVFWIGAFFIFMFLPAYWFFGVMIAGGAILVKVMAKMSLIGTMRGGANV; translated from the coding sequence ATGGATCTCGTCTACAGCCTCGGCCTGCTCGTCGTCTTCCTCGGGATAATCGTCGGGTTCTACGCCCTCATGCGCGAGCGGGACGACCTGCACCGGATACTGCTGACCGATCTTGCGGAGATCCTGGCGCTCGCCCTCATCGCCCTCGTCGCCACCGACCTTGCCGAGGCGCTCATCCTCCCCGGCCTCGTCGTCGGGATATCCGAGCTCCTGGCCGTCTCGGAGGTCTACCTCGCCAAAGAAGAATTACGGACGCCGCCGGTCGCTCCGCCGCTCCGGATCGAGGTGATGGAGAGCGCACCAGGGATCATGGCGCTGATCCTGGTCACGTACGGCATCGTCCTCTCCGGGTTCACCGGCGGGGCGATCGCCGCCGTGGGCGCGCTCTTCTACTACCTCTGCAAGGGGCACGACGAGCGGTTCGACCTCATCGAGACCGTCAGCGGCTACGCCTGGGTCTTCTGGATAGGGGCGTTCTTCATCTTCATGTTCCTGCCTGCGTACTGGTTCTTCGGCGTGATGATCGCCGGCGGCGCGATCCTTGTGAAAGTGATGGCAAAGATGTCCCTCATCGGGACGATGCGGGGTGGCGCGAATGTTTAA
- a CDS encoding respiratory chain complex I subunit 1 family protein, with protein MIEYLIFALFAGLLFHGIHRKVIARVQGRPGPPIWQEILHTLKFSFKETWIPLTASRTLFVAVVLVAIGIWSASLFILLSGGSILLLFGVYLIHKIVEHGLGLSSGSPYGKFGAIRSVISAASELPLLATIGAIYFFTNSLMLSDIIAWQQVNGPLLIIAFPAAVAMYLVILSKLHYSPFAIIEAKEIVSGNMTEHFGAWRAGLEVAFAIKTYVLLYAFVLIFIGQLPFLVTLLVMLLILVSLSFVCAVSPMLSPYDTVTVQSLVTGAVVVYIIVLGVIMG; from the coding sequence ATGATAGAATACCTGATCTTCGCACTGTTCGCAGGGCTGCTCTTCCACGGCATTCACCGGAAGGTCATCGCACGGGTGCAGGGCCGCCCCGGGCCACCGATCTGGCAGGAGATTCTCCATACGCTGAAGTTCTCGTTCAAAGAGACCTGGATACCCCTGACGGCGAGCCGGACGCTCTTTGTAGCCGTTGTGCTCGTTGCAATCGGGATCTGGAGCGCCTCACTCTTCATCCTGCTCTCCGGCGGTAGCATCCTGCTGCTCTTCGGCGTCTACCTGATCCACAAGATCGTGGAGCACGGGCTCGGCCTCTCGTCCGGTTCGCCCTACGGCAAGTTCGGGGCGATACGCTCGGTCATCTCCGCAGCCTCGGAACTGCCGCTCCTTGCGACGATCGGCGCGATATACTTCTTCACGAACTCGCTGATGCTCTCGGATATCATCGCCTGGCAGCAGGTAAACGGCCCGCTGCTCATCATCGCCTTCCCGGCAGCGGTCGCGATGTACCTCGTGATCCTCTCAAAGCTCCACTACAGCCCCTTTGCCATCATCGAGGCCAAAGAGATCGTGAGCGGCAACATGACCGAGCACTTCGGCGCCTGGCGGGCAGGCCTTGAAGTCGCGTTCGCGATCAAGACCTACGTGCTCCTCTACGCCTTCGTGCTCATCTTTATCGGGCAGCTGCCCTTCCTCGTAACACTGCTCGTGATGCTCCTCATCCTCGTATCGCTCTCATTCGTCTGCGCAGTCTCACCGATGCTCTCCCCGTACGACACCGTTACGGTGCAGAGCCTGGTGACCGGGGCAGTCGTCGTCTATATCATCGTTCTCGGGGTGATTATGGGATGA
- a CDS encoding DUF1959 family protein: protein MKYLYEKDLRQMKYNILTSTRHDLAVKELARRLDVSDQKLRMILIRDFDMSLLENLQARYEMGLLHADRGDPIAGALGCEFFTRFIPLVEPGTMQAIYNDVRAAIAAGTPEVPAIDDGKAKIREAIKR, encoded by the coding sequence ATGAAGTACCTGTACGAGAAGGATCTCCGGCAGATGAAGTACAATATCTTAACGAGCACCCGGCACGACCTGGCCGTCAAAGAGCTCGCACGCCGCCTCGACGTAAGCGACCAGAAACTCAGGATGATCCTGATTCGGGACTTCGATATGTCGCTCCTCGAGAATCTCCAGGCCCGCTACGAGATGGGGCTTCTGCACGCCGACAGGGGCGATCCGATCGCGGGGGCGCTCGGGTGCGAGTTCTTCACCCGCTTCATCCCCCTGGTCGAACCCGGGACGATGCAGGCGATCTATAACGACGTCAGAGCGGCGATCGCGGCCGGAACACCGGAAGTACCGGCGATCGACGATGGGAAGGCAAAGATACGCGAGGCAATCAAAAGATGA
- a CDS encoding NADH-quinone oxidoreductase subunit B family protein codes for MSILQKIKNTVRSRSIHVAYVDVGSCNGCDIEVLACLAPRYDIEQYGIYVHNNPREADVLLVIGSMTPQWVDKLQDIWEKIPEPKVAIAVGNCPISGCVFNRWHSYIEPPVAKYIPIAAQVPGCPPRPTEILNAILALAPTLFNDYEEKKK; via the coding sequence ATGAGCATCCTTCAGAAGATCAAAAACACCGTCCGTTCGCGCTCGATTCATGTCGCCTACGTCGACGTCGGGTCCTGCAACGGCTGCGACATCGAGGTGCTTGCATGCCTCGCACCCCGGTACGACATCGAGCAGTACGGCATTTACGTTCACAATAACCCGCGGGAAGCGGACGTCCTGCTCGTCATCGGGTCCATGACACCGCAGTGGGTGGATAAGCTCCAGGACATCTGGGAGAAGATCCCGGAACCAAAGGTGGCGATAGCCGTCGGGAACTGCCCTATCTCAGGCTGTGTCTTCAACCGTTGGCACTCGTACATCGAACCGCCGGTCGCGAAGTACATCCCCATCGCGGCACAGGTGCCGGGATGCCCACCCCGGCCAACGGAGATCCTGAATGCCATACTCGCGCTCGCACCGACGCTGTTTAACGATTACGAGGAGAAGAAGAAATGA
- a CDS encoding hydrogenase large subunit — protein sequence MKKTVDVSIPLGPMHPCWKEPVRLKCETSGERVLRTEVELGYMKKGIERIMRGRPWQEVMFLAERVCGICSVVHNMVFIEAMEGISGIEVPPRAAYLRVVVNELDRIASHILANFSYCYTIEHETLAMYLLNVRETVLDNLERITGSRINTAYMIPGGVRFDISDEDKAALLADLAKVEADMKRYVSMFETGPLIALRSKGIGVMTRERAIEAHTVGPTARASGVPECDRRLRHPTYRQLGFEPISRTEGDNFARNMVRYQEVFQSIDLIRQCVDRLPEGGSIRGGGVCSAGEIVYQGEAPRGELTYSITSDEYGRIVDITIRTPSIMNIEACAHHMITDATSIADVTSTFISSDPCIACNER from the coding sequence ATGAAGAAGACCGTCGACGTATCCATCCCCCTCGGCCCCATGCACCCCTGCTGGAAAGAGCCAGTCCGCTTAAAGTGCGAGACGAGCGGGGAGCGGGTGCTTAGAACCGAGGTCGAACTCGGGTACATGAAGAAAGGGATCGAGCGGATCATGCGGGGGCGCCCCTGGCAGGAAGTGATGTTCCTCGCAGAGCGCGTCTGCGGCATCTGCTCCGTCGTCCACAATATGGTCTTTATCGAGGCGATGGAAGGTATCAGCGGGATCGAGGTGCCGCCGCGTGCCGCATACCTCCGCGTCGTCGTCAACGAGCTCGACCGGATAGCAAGCCACATCCTCGCGAACTTCTCCTACTGCTACACAATCGAGCATGAAACCCTCGCCATGTACCTGCTGAACGTCCGCGAGACCGTTCTCGACAACCTCGAACGGATCACCGGCTCCCGGATCAATACCGCCTACATGATCCCGGGCGGCGTGCGGTTCGACATCTCGGACGAGGACAAAGCCGCGCTCCTCGCGGACCTCGCGAAGGTCGAGGCGGATATGAAACGGTATGTCAGCATGTTCGAAACCGGCCCCCTGATCGCCCTTCGGAGCAAGGGAATCGGAGTTATGACGCGGGAAAGGGCGATCGAGGCACACACTGTCGGGCCGACCGCAAGGGCGAGCGGTGTGCCTGAATGCGACCGCCGGCTCCGCCACCCCACCTACCGGCAGCTCGGCTTTGAGCCGATCAGCAGAACCGAGGGCGACAACTTCGCCCGGAACATGGTCAGGTACCAGGAGGTCTTCCAGAGCATCGACCTCATCCGGCAGTGCGTCGACCGGCTGCCGGAGGGCGGTTCGATCCGCGGCGGCGGCGTCTGCAGTGCCGGCGAGATCGTCTACCAGGGCGAGGCGCCGAGGGGCGAGCTGACCTACTCGATCACATCCGACGAATATGGCAGGATCGTCGATATCACCATCAGAACGCCGTCCATCATGAACATCGAGGCCTGCGCCCACCACATGATCACGGATGCAACCTCGATCGCCGACGTGACGTCGACGTTCATCAGCAGCGATCCCTGTATCGCCTGCAACGAACGGTAG
- a CDS encoding 4Fe-4S binding protein — protein sequence MGLSITWYLREFLRMEWLRKFFFAKTAPLVSPPYFKDYPLTTGHECTACYSCMMICPAPGAIEVLRHQDHWKPMIHRGHCIRCGLCVEACPEDVLWSGRVLDQQQQQKTEFRSWYRLTVDDTLCMRCGNCAVSCPVNKREDPQLASTGTSANDEVIMKVEGGRLRVIHEEKCVGCKTCENNCPNKAIRVARMVEGIQEEAA from the coding sequence ATGGGTCTGTCAATCACCTGGTACTTACGCGAATTCCTGCGGATGGAGTGGCTCCGGAAGTTCTTCTTTGCTAAGACCGCTCCGCTGGTTTCCCCGCCTTATTTCAAGGACTACCCGCTGACGACCGGGCACGAGTGTACGGCCTGCTACAGCTGCATGATGATCTGTCCGGCGCCGGGGGCGATCGAGGTTCTCCGGCACCAGGATCACTGGAAACCCATGATCCACCGCGGGCACTGCATCCGCTGCGGCCTCTGCGTCGAGGCCTGCCCCGAAGACGTCCTCTGGAGCGGGCGGGTGCTCGACCAGCAGCAGCAGCAGAAGACGGAGTTCCGGTCGTGGTACCGCCTCACCGTCGACGATACGCTCTGCATGCGGTGCGGGAACTGCGCCGTCTCCTGCCCGGTCAACAAACGCGAGGACCCGCAGCTTGCATCCACCGGCACCTCCGCAAACGACGAGGTTATCATGAAAGTCGAGGGCGGGCGCCTCCGGGTGATCCACGAGGAGAAGTGCGTCGGGTGCAAGACCTGCGAGAACAACTGCCCGAACAAGGCCATCCGCGTCGCCCGGATGGTCGAAGGCATCCAGGAGGAAGCGGCATGA
- a CDS encoding molybdopterin dinucleotide binding domain-containing protein — protein sequence MKFLMNTGRTVNQGASVENKRSAAYNDETGTCFMHLFDMMELGVDDRENVRVTSPFGEVVLMVVSDEHLKPGTIFVPYGPYANHIIDGETHSTGMPDFKSTEVTIEPTDEARKSVYDLMADLGGLPYDH from the coding sequence ATGAAGTTTCTGATGAACACGGGGCGTACGGTGAACCAGGGCGCGAGCGTGGAGAACAAGCGGTCGGCCGCCTACAACGACGAGACCGGCACCTGCTTCATGCACCTCTTCGACATGATGGAACTCGGCGTCGACGACCGGGAGAACGTGCGGGTGACGAGCCCCTTCGGCGAGGTCGTCCTCATGGTCGTATCCGACGAGCACCTCAAACCGGGAACGATCTTCGTGCCCTACGGACCGTATGCAAATCACATCATCGACGGAGAGACCCACTCGACGGGGATGCCCGACTTCAAATCGACCGAGGTGACGATCGAACCGACCGATGAAGCTCGCAAGTCCGTCTACGACCTGATGGCGGACCTCGGAGGACTGCCCTATGATCATTAA
- a CDS encoding formylmethanofuran dehydrogenase subunit B: MIIKDAVCPFCGCLCDDIEVTVDDGKIVAVDNACTLGNHKFLGDHRLPGPIRRDGDTWKDIRYDEAVEYAVDMLLEADRPLLYGWSGTHGEAQCVGVHMAELLRGVIDNTSSVCHGPSILAIQEVGHPGCTLGQVKNRADLLIYWGCNPIDAHPRHLSRYTRYADGFFLENAFRDRKVIVVDVRKTETTNLADEFVQIQPGADYAVLSALRAIARGKGDALPRTVGGVPREQLVRIVDLCKKAKFGAVYFGLGLTMTRGKYKNIRNAIELVDELSRHTKFTISAMRGHYNVYGSNEVNTWMTGYPFGIDFSRGIAFYNPGETTAVDILARKECDACLIVASDPGAHFPRACIKHLADIPVVQIDPYANATTAFCDVQIPVAVTGIDAEGTAYRMDGVPIRTRKVLSTGYPSDEEILGRIYARIQEVRQP; encoded by the coding sequence ATGATCATTAAAGACGCCGTCTGCCCCTTCTGCGGATGCCTCTGCGACGATATCGAGGTGACGGTCGATGACGGGAAGATCGTCGCCGTCGACAACGCCTGCACGCTCGGGAACCACAAGTTCCTCGGTGATCACCGATTGCCGGGCCCTATCAGGCGCGACGGTGATACCTGGAAAGATATCAGATACGACGAGGCCGTAGAGTATGCCGTCGATATGCTGCTCGAGGCCGACCGGCCGCTCCTCTACGGCTGGAGCGGCACGCACGGCGAGGCACAGTGCGTCGGCGTCCATATGGCCGAACTCCTCCGGGGCGTCATCGACAACACCTCGTCCGTCTGCCACGGCCCGTCGATCCTCGCTATCCAGGAGGTCGGCCACCCCGGCTGCACCCTCGGTCAGGTGAAGAACCGGGCGGATCTCCTCATCTACTGGGGGTGCAACCCGATCGACGCCCACCCCCGGCACCTCTCCCGCTACACCCGCTATGCCGACGGGTTCTTCCTCGAGAATGCCTTCCGCGACCGGAAGGTGATCGTCGTTGATGTCCGGAAGACCGAGACGACGAACCTCGCCGACGAGTTCGTACAGATACAACCCGGCGCCGACTACGCAGTGCTCTCGGCGCTCCGGGCGATCGCCCGCGGCAAGGGAGACGCGCTCCCCCGCACCGTCGGAGGCGTCCCCCGCGAACAGCTCGTCAGGATCGTCGATCTCTGCAAAAAAGCGAAGTTCGGAGCGGTCTACTTCGGCCTCGGGCTCACCATGACCCGGGGGAAGTACAAGAATATCCGGAACGCCATCGAACTCGTCGACGAGCTCTCCCGGCACACGAAGTTTACCATTTCGGCGATGCGCGGGCACTACAACGTCTACGGGTCGAACGAAGTGAACACGTGGATGACGGGGTACCCGTTCGGGATTGACTTTTCACGCGGGATCGCCTTCTACAACCCGGGCGAGACGACCGCCGTCGATATCCTCGCCCGGAAGGAGTGCGACGCCTGCCTGATCGTCGCAAGCGACCCCGGCGCCCACTTCCCCCGCGCCTGCATCAAGCACCTTGCCGATATACCGGTGGTGCAGATCGACCCGTACGCCAACGCGACCACGGCCTTCTGCGACGTCCAGATACCGGTCGCGGTGACCGGAATAGACGCCGAAGGCACCGCATACCGGATGGACGGCGTACCGATACGGACACGGAAGGTGCTCTCGACCGGCTACCCGAGCGACGAGGAGATTCTTGGACGGATATACGCACGGATACAGGAGGTGCGGCAGCCATGA
- a CDS encoding formylmethanofuran dehydrogenase subunit A, translated as MSEMLIKNAFVIDPLNGINGEVMDIAIRDGKIVEAVGDAAEVIDARRNLTLPGGVDSHTHICGTKVNFGRYMSPEDMRAGRTPRRGHMHATSGYSVPTTYGNSYRYSAMGYTTLLEGAMAPLEARHTHEEFSYTPLQDTMANALFDGNWSVLEAVRDGDTKRVAAVIAWVLSAVKGFAVKLTNPGGTEAWGWGENVDCIQKPIANFEVSPAEIIRTIVEANELLHLPHSVHLHCNNLGKPGNYTCTMGTFGLIPDLNKKRQTLYATHVQYHAYGGSGWNDFCSKSEPIANMVNMRPQIAIDMGQVMFGKTTTMTADGPMEFNLYRLHHDKWSNHDVELETGSGIIPVLYRRKNLVNSVMWAIGLELALLVDDPWRCLLTTDNPNGAPFVRYPEIIALLMSKRYREEELATVHPDTEHRVPLPAIDRELDWHDIAVMTRAAQAKALGIVDIGKGHLAPGADADVAIYPIRVDETDPSVDYRRVIDAFSRTEYTIKRGRVVCRSGECVVDGNNTTIWVKPKVSPEYDMGKDPDFIRKFDRYYTVRMRNYPVQDEYLKRNLCIETEAEL; from the coding sequence ATGAGCGAGATGCTGATCAAAAACGCCTTCGTCATCGATCCGTTGAACGGGATCAACGGCGAAGTGATGGATATCGCCATCCGCGATGGGAAGATCGTCGAAGCGGTCGGCGATGCGGCGGAGGTCATCGACGCCCGCCGAAACCTCACGCTCCCGGGAGGGGTAGACTCGCACACGCATATCTGCGGCACCAAGGTGAACTTCGGCCGCTACATGAGCCCTGAGGATATGCGTGCGGGGAGGACCCCACGGCGCGGGCATATGCACGCCACCTCGGGTTACAGCGTGCCGACGACCTACGGGAACAGCTACCGCTACAGTGCGATGGGCTACACCACCCTGCTCGAAGGGGCGATGGCACCGCTCGAGGCACGCCACACCCACGAGGAGTTCAGCTACACCCCCCTCCAGGACACCATGGCAAACGCCCTCTTCGACGGGAACTGGTCGGTGCTGGAGGCGGTGCGGGACGGCGATACAAAACGGGTCGCCGCCGTCATCGCATGGGTGCTCTCCGCCGTCAAGGGGTTCGCCGTCAAGCTCACGAACCCCGGGGGCACCGAGGCGTGGGGCTGGGGAGAGAACGTAGACTGCATCCAAAAACCCATCGCCAACTTCGAGGTCTCCCCGGCGGAGATCATCAGGACGATCGTGGAGGCGAACGAACTGCTCCACCTCCCGCACTCGGTGCACCTCCACTGCAACAACCTCGGAAAACCCGGCAACTACACCTGCACGATGGGAACGTTCGGGCTCATCCCCGACCTGAACAAGAAACGCCAGACGCTGTACGCGACGCACGTCCAGTACCACGCCTACGGCGGGTCGGGGTGGAACGACTTCTGCTCGAAGAGCGAGCCGATAGCGAACATGGTGAACATGCGCCCCCAGATCGCGATCGATATGGGGCAGGTGATGTTCGGCAAGACCACGACCATGACCGCCGACGGGCCGATGGAGTTCAACCTCTACCGCCTCCACCACGACAAGTGGAGCAACCACGACGTAGAGCTCGAGACGGGCTCCGGCATCATCCCCGTGCTCTACCGGAGAAAGAACCTCGTCAACTCCGTGATGTGGGCGATCGGCCTTGAGCTTGCGCTCCTCGTAGATGACCCGTGGCGGTGCCTCCTGACGACGGATAACCCGAACGGCGCTCCGTTCGTCCGCTATCCGGAGATCATCGCGCTTCTGATGAGCAAAAGATACCGGGAGGAGGAACTCGCGACGGTGCACCCCGATACGGAGCACCGGGTACCGCTGCCGGCGATCGACCGGGAGCTGGACTGGCACGATATCGCGGTGATGACCCGTGCCGCCCAGGCGAAGGCACTCGGCATCGTCGATATCGGGAAAGGCCACCTCGCACCCGGAGCGGACGCCGACGTCGCGATCTACCCGATCCGCGTCGACGAGACCGACCCGTCCGTCGACTACCGCAGGGTCATCGATGCGTTCAGCCGGACGGAGTATACCATCAAGCGCGGGCGGGTCGTCTGCCGGAGCGGCGAGTGCGTCGTCGACGGGAACAACACCACGATCTGGGTCAAGCCGAAGGTCTCTCCGGAGTACGACATGGGCAAGGATCCCGACTTCATCAGGAAGTTCGACCGCTACTACACCGTCCGGATGAGGAACTACCCGGTCCAGGACGAGTACCTGAAGCGGAATCTCTGCATCGAGACGGAGGCGGAGCTATGA
- a CDS encoding formylmethanofuran dehydrogenase subunit C, protein MMRVTLAVKPRKKPLLPIEAECIVPKTFLSGEAVYVWRGNKELPLDEVFSVTIEGTADRTEDVEIFISGDTSRIKRIGEYLDAGRIVIEGDIGMHCGNFMSGGTIEIGGDADGWLGREMRGGTIICRGNAADYCAAGYRGGRKGMTGGKVEVFGNTGDFLAEHLAGGTVIVHGDAGDMAGIEMHSGSLTIEGSCSRPCGNMAGGTCVVHGTAHEMLPTFRKIGPTTLEGMPFTSFTGDIANRGKGNLIVRDYTYMD, encoded by the coding sequence ATGATGCGTGTGACGCTCGCGGTGAAACCGCGCAAAAAACCCCTTCTCCCCATCGAGGCGGAGTGCATCGTGCCGAAGACTTTCCTTTCCGGCGAGGCCGTATACGTCTGGCGCGGGAACAAGGAGCTCCCGCTCGACGAAGTCTTCTCCGTTACGATAGAGGGAACGGCTGACCGCACGGAGGACGTCGAGATCTTCATCTCCGGCGACACCTCCCGGATCAAGCGCATCGGGGAGTACCTGGATGCCGGGCGGATCGTCATCGAAGGCGACATCGGGATGCACTGCGGCAACTTCATGAGCGGCGGCACCATCGAGATCGGCGGCGACGCCGACGGCTGGCTCGGCAGGGAGATGCGGGGCGGCACGATCATCTGCCGCGGCAACGCGGCGGACTACTGCGCAGCGGGGTATCGCGGCGGCCGGAAAGGCATGACCGGCGGGAAGGTGGAGGTCTTCGGCAACACCGGCGATTTCCTTGCAGAGCATCTCGCAGGCGGAACGGTAATCGTCCACGGCGATGCGGGCGATATGGCCGGTATCGAGATGCATTCGGGCTCGCTCACCATCGAGGGGAGTTGCAGCCGCCCGTGCGGGAACATGGCGGGAGGTACGTGTGTGGTGCACGGCACCGCTCACGAGATGCTCCCCACCTTCAGAAAGATCGGACCGACCACCCTCGAAGGGATGCCGTTTACGTCATTTACGGGTGATATCGCCAATCGAGGGAAAGGAAACCTTATTGTAAGGGACTACACATACATGGATTAA
- a CDS encoding DUF1922 domain-containing protein, whose protein sequence is MYLVTRCPGCQAFTYMDRFQRFKLCHICGEVIDSNRAPEYLDVSDHQDAELVVRQLEAFLRKAGKAEFSREEIEKVRAQYAEWVKNRL, encoded by the coding sequence ATGTACCTCGTGACACGCTGTCCGGGATGCCAGGCATTCACCTACATGGATAGGTTTCAACGTTTCAAACTCTGCCATATCTGCGGCGAGGTGATCGATAGCAACCGTGCTCCCGAGTATCTGGATGTCAGCGATCATCAGGACGCCGAGCTGGTTGTACGTCAGCTGGAAGCATTTCTCCGAAAGGCGGGAAAGGCGGAGTTTTCAAGAGAGGAGATCGAAAAAGTACGGGCTCAATACGCCGAGTGGGTTAAAAACCGGCTCTGA
- a CDS encoding FAD-dependent oxidoreductase produces MADHTIGDQIPGKAESLWMATTPGTRYPPLEGDLRVDVAIIGGGIAGLTAALLLKEAGRSVAVIESGRVAAGVTGHTTAKVTSLHRLIYRYLIDNFGDGEARMYADANQAAIGQIEVLARRHGISCDYTRKPAYTFAESSASREKIMDEADAARSLGLPAAFVEAVPLPTETYGAVRFENQAEFHPRKYLLGLADRIHGGGCYVLEQTRAIDVKEGEPCRVMAEHGSVTADDVVLATHYPFHDKPGFYYLRAYPSRSYVLGVRIDEVFPDGMFINAESPTHSLRMHPDEAGDIVLVTGGDHRTGQGGDTREHYRALDAYIRSVYTVRSIEYHWSTQDYISVDRAPYIGHISPGHEHLYVATGFGKWGMTNGTAAGMILSDLILKRPNSWTDVFAPSRFKPVTSAKEVIAHGIDVAEGLIGGRLARPSSNVSALPPGRGGIFEVDGHKTAVYRDMGGGLHALDPVCPHMGCIVSWNEAEKSWDCPCHGSRYSVDGEVLHGPAVHGLRKRTIDRG; encoded by the coding sequence ATGGCTGATCATACAATCGGGGATCAGATCCCCGGAAAGGCCGAGTCGCTCTGGATGGCGACGACGCCCGGGACGCGGTATCCCCCCCTCGAAGGGGATCTCAGAGTAGACGTTGCGATAATCGGGGGCGGTATCGCCGGGCTCACGGCGGCTCTCCTGCTCAAAGAGGCCGGCCGGTCGGTCGCCGTCATCGAGTCAGGCAGGGTCGCCGCCGGGGTGACCGGGCATACGACGGCGAAGGTTACCTCCCTGCACCGGCTCATCTACCGCTACCTCATCGATAACTTCGGAGACGGCGAGGCGCGGATGTATGCCGACGCCAACCAGGCCGCTATCGGGCAGATCGAAGTTCTTGCCCGGAGGCACGGCATATCCTGCGATTACACCCGCAAACCCGCATACACGTTCGCGGAATCGAGTGCATCCCGCGAGAAGATAATGGACGAGGCCGATGCTGCCCGGAGTCTCGGTCTGCCCGCCGCCTTCGTCGAGGCTGTCCCCCTGCCGACGGAGACCTACGGCGCCGTCCGGTTCGAGAACCAGGCTGAGTTCCACCCGCGCAAGTACCTGCTCGGGCTTGCCGATCGCATCCACGGGGGCGGGTGTTACGTCCTCGAGCAGACCCGGGCGATCGACGTCAAAGAGGGGGAGCCCTGCAGGGTGATGGCCGAACACGGGTCGGTGACGGCGGACGACGTCGTCCTCGCAACCCACTATCCGTTCCATGACAAGCCGGGATTCTACTATCTCCGGGCGTACCCCTCGCGCAGTTACGTCCTCGGGGTGCGGATCGACGAGGTGTTCCCGGACGGCATGTTCATCAATGCAGAGAGCCCCACGCACTCGCTCCGCATGCACCCCGATGAAGCGGGAGATATCGTCCTCGTGACCGGCGGAGACCACCGGACCGGCCAGGGAGGGGACACGCGGGAGCACTACCGGGCGCTCGACGCGTACATCAGGTCGGTCTATACCGTCCGGTCGATCGAGTACCACTGGTCGACGCAGGATTACATCTCGGTCGATAGAGCTCCGTATATCGGCCATATCTCCCCCGGGCATGAACACCTTTACGTTGCGACCGGGTTTGGGAAGTGGGGGATGACGAACGGCACGGCAGCGGGGATGATCCTCTCCGATCTGATCCTGAAGCGACCCAATTCCTGGACCGACGTCTTCGCTCCTTCCCGGTTCAAACCGGTGACCTCGGCGAAGGAGGTCATTGCGCACGGTATCGACGTAGCGGAAGGGCTGATCGGCGGGCGTCTTGCCCGTCCATCGTCGAACGTCTCCGCGCTCCCTCCTGGCAGAGGAGGGATCTTTGAGGTCGACGGCCATAAGACGGCGGTCTACCGGGACATGGGCGGCGGACTCCACGCACTCGATCCGGTCTGTCCGCATATGGGGTGCATCGTCTCCTGGAACGAGGCGGAGAAGTCCTGGGACTGCCCCTGCCACGGCTCCCGCTACTCCGTCGACGGCGAGGTCCTCCACGGGCCGGCGGTTCACGGCCTCCGGAAACGCACGATCGATCGCGGGTAA